One window of the Spirochaetota bacterium genome contains the following:
- a CDS encoding 4Fe-4S dicluster domain-containing protein produces MAKTLLESTFLFVCLYIALAVCAGGILFRVGRWAVSDIGPRAGIIPVWKRLAAAAKGFAATVFSLRFFLFFKALLLDVILQARILKTDPLRWIMHICLFFGFTLLLLMHALDELVTKKFFPEYFSTLDPFQLLRNIFGLMVIVGVAIAIYRRVRLRAPMLVTRYADRYAVAILAVIMISGFFVEASKLVSESVFNRMMKEYSPAGGPADEVAVKAYWSREYGTAFADFAVTITPELLEKGRQLNSESCASCHAPARSAFISYPLSMVIRPAAVPMDRIKADIIIYYIHVLACFIGLAYLPFSKFFHIITDPLTLIVNGMSDKKKVNLAAAMPRRAMELDACTDCGACSRHCSVAPVYRMTGNEEILPSRKMRTVRSLCSGKAIEAGELRKISEGAFICTSCFKCTEVCPTGINLQDQWAASRELLAEKGYPLPHVWVKRFSASEWSDRIKVRDASLARDVDTIKGRYYNLTADSNVFAPCIQCQTCTNVCPVVAARTDREDAVDITPQKIMNLLRLGLNDLAMGSRMVWDCATCYQCQENCPQGIKVTDIIYELKNKAYEHFKDIDRTGDTTKDDDS; encoded by the coding sequence ATGGCAAAGACCCTGCTCGAATCGACGTTTCTTTTTGTGTGTCTCTACATAGCCCTGGCCGTATGCGCCGGTGGCATCCTGTTCCGCGTGGGGCGGTGGGCCGTCTCGGATATCGGGCCCCGGGCCGGCATCATCCCGGTATGGAAGCGCCTGGCCGCCGCGGCAAAGGGGTTTGCCGCAACGGTCTTCAGCCTCAGGTTTTTTCTTTTCTTCAAGGCCCTTCTCCTGGATGTCATTCTCCAGGCCAGGATTCTTAAAACCGACCCGCTGCGGTGGATCATGCACATCTGCCTCTTTTTCGGGTTCACGCTGCTTCTCCTCATGCACGCCCTTGACGAGCTGGTGACCAAGAAATTTTTCCCCGAATATTTCTCTACCCTTGACCCCTTCCAGTTGCTGCGAAACATCTTCGGGCTCATGGTGATCGTCGGCGTGGCCATAGCCATATACCGCCGCGTGCGCCTTCGCGCCCCGATGCTCGTCACCAGGTACGCGGACCGGTACGCGGTGGCCATCCTTGCCGTAATCATGATAAGCGGCTTCTTCGTGGAGGCGTCGAAGCTTGTTTCCGAGAGCGTATTTAACAGGATGATGAAAGAGTATTCCCCGGCCGGCGGCCCCGCGGACGAGGTCGCGGTCAAGGCCTACTGGTCCAGGGAATACGGCACGGCTTTCGCGGATTTCGCGGTCACCATAACGCCGGAATTGCTGGAGAAGGGGAGGCAGCTCAACAGCGAAAGCTGCGCGTCCTGCCATGCGCCGGCCAGATCGGCGTTCATATCGTACCCCCTTTCAATGGTCATAAGGCCGGCGGCCGTGCCGATGGACAGGATCAAGGCTGACATTATCATTTATTACATCCATGTTCTGGCCTGCTTCATAGGCCTTGCCTATCTCCCCTTCAGCAAATTTTTCCATATCATCACCGATCCCCTCACCTTGATCGTGAACGGCATGTCCGATAAAAAAAAGGTGAACCTGGCGGCCGCCATGCCCCGGAGGGCCATGGAGCTGGACGCCTGCACCGATTGCGGCGCCTGCAGCCGTCACTGCTCGGTGGCGCCGGTGTACCGCATGACCGGCAACGAGGAGATCCTGCCGTCCCGGAAGATGCGCACCGTCAGGTCCCTCTGCTCCGGGAAAGCCATTGAGGCCGGCGAACTCCGGAAGATATCGGAGGGAGCCTTCATCTGCACGTCCTGCTTCAAGTGCACCGAGGTCTGCCCCACCGGCATCAACCTGCAGGACCAGTGGGCGGCCTCCAGGGAGCTTCTCGCGGAAAAGGGCTATCCGCTGCCCCACGTGTGGGTGAAGCGGTTCAGCGCCTCGGAATGGTCCGACCGGATAAAGGTCAGGGACGCGTCGCTGGCCCGTGATGTCGATACGATCAAGGGGCGGTATTATAATCTTACGGCCGATTCCAACGTGTTCGCCCCCTGCATCCAGTGCCAGACCTGCACCAACGTGTGCCCGGTCGTGGCCGCCCGGACCGACCGGGAGGACGCGGTGGATATCACGCCACAGAAGATCATGAACCTTCTACGGCTGGGCCTTAACGACCTCGCCATGGGATCGCGGATGGTCTGGGACTGCGCCACCTGCTACCAGTGCCAGGAAAACTGCCCCCAGGGGATAAAGGTCACGGACATCATTTATGAGCTTAAGAACAAGGCATACGAGCATTTTAAGGATATTGACCGGACAGGCGATACTACTAAGGACGACGATTCCTGA
- a CDS encoding CoB--CoM heterodisulfide reductase iron-sulfur subunit B family protein translates to MKFAFFKGCKIPYYLSQYETSTRAVLKPFGVRLVDLDFNCCGYPNRDLYFESFVLSAARNLALAEKKRLDIVTPCKCCYGSLKHAEHYLHENEKLRRDINAELAKEGLSWKGTIRVHHLLTVLCDEIGLPAIYASIVRPLGGLSVAAHYGCHALRPSNVVHFDDPLAPSIFEDLISATGAKPVDWPRRLDCCGNPLLGKNNAISLALMSAKTADAAESGADCICTACTYCQIQFDAVQNAETPEERKSSMVPAILYTQLLGLSMGLHERSLGISKNVLAIEKLGPAWKLLPGAF, encoded by the coding sequence ATGAAATTCGCGTTTTTTAAAGGGTGCAAGATACCATACTACCTCAGCCAGTATGAAACATCGACCAGGGCCGTGCTGAAACCCTTCGGGGTCCGCCTGGTGGACCTGGATTTCAACTGCTGCGGATATCCCAACAGGGACCTCTATTTCGAGTCCTTTGTCCTGTCAGCGGCGAGGAACCTCGCCCTGGCGGAAAAGAAAAGGCTCGATATCGTCACTCCCTGCAAGTGCTGCTACGGCAGCCTCAAGCACGCGGAGCACTATCTCCATGAAAACGAAAAGCTTCGCAGGGACATCAACGCCGAGCTGGCGAAGGAAGGCCTGTCATGGAAGGGCACCATCAGGGTGCACCACCTCCTGACGGTGCTCTGCGACGAGATCGGCCTGCCGGCGATATACGCAAGCATCGTCAGGCCCCTGGGCGGCCTCAGCGTGGCGGCCCATTACGGGTGCCACGCCCTGCGGCCCAGCAACGTGGTCCACTTCGACGATCCCCTTGCCCCGTCGATTTTCGAGGATCTCATATCGGCCACCGGGGCAAAGCCGGTGGATTGGCCCCGCCGCCTCGACTGCTGCGGCAACCCCCTCCTGGGGAAGAACAACGCCATATCCCTCGCCCTGATGAGCGCGAAAACGGCGGACGCCGCTGAATCCGGCGCCGACTGCATCTGCACGGCCTGCACTTATTGCCAGATCCAGTTTGACGCGGTGCAGAATGCCGAGACTCCCGAGGAGCGGAAATCCTCTATGGTGCCGGCCATCCTCTACACCCAGCTCCTCGGCCTGAGCATGGGCCTGCACGAGAGGTCGCTGGGCATCAGCAAAAACGTCCTTGCCATCGAGAAGCTCGGCCCGGCGTGGAAGCTTCTGCCCGGGGCGTTCTGA
- the hslO gene encoding Hsp33 family molecular chaperone HslO — protein MNNDLLTRMICERLNLRAYTVTSMNVAREITSLHNTSPNATMALGRTVTAAALLSAMLKPDSDQSLLIKIEGSGPIREIHAQADARGNIRGYVANPQPDMNGSLEALSFSRTIGAGFLTVRRDIGMKEPYTSVIPLHTGEVAGDVAYYLTVSEQVPSAVIIALTLDREGAITSSGGILIQTFPGTPEESIARVEENIASMKRSLGERLREGEDIRDVLKGLFNNEVLTVLDSRPVRASCRCDRRMIRAMLGSLHREDLREMIDEDGGAEITCTFCMKKYHFDKNELTRILEKKGSHPSADEPKPDVH, from the coding sequence ATGAACAATGACCTGCTTACACGAATGATCTGCGAGCGCCTGAACCTCAGGGCCTACACCGTGACATCGATGAATGTCGCAAGAGAGATCACGTCCCTTCACAACACATCGCCCAACGCCACCATGGCCCTGGGCAGGACCGTGACGGCCGCGGCTCTCCTCAGCGCAATGCTCAAGCCCGATTCCGACCAGAGCCTGCTGATAAAGATCGAGGGAAGCGGCCCTATCAGGGAAATCCACGCCCAGGCGGACGCCCGGGGCAACATCAGGGGCTACGTGGCAAACCCGCAGCCCGACATGAACGGCTCGCTGGAGGCGCTCAGCTTCTCCAGGACGATCGGTGCCGGCTTCCTCACCGTGCGCAGGGACATCGGCATGAAGGAGCCCTATACCAGCGTCATCCCCCTTCACACCGGCGAAGTGGCGGGAGACGTGGCCTACTATCTCACTGTCTCGGAACAGGTCCCGTCGGCGGTCATCATAGCCCTGACCCTTGACCGTGAGGGAGCCATCACCTCTTCGGGGGGTATCCTCATCCAGACCTTTCCCGGCACGCCGGAGGAATCAATCGCCAGGGTCGAGGAGAACATCGCGTCGATGAAGCGGTCCCTCGGCGAAAGACTCAGGGAGGGAGAGGATATCCGGGACGTGTTAAAGGGATTGTTCAACAACGAAGTGCTGACGGTCCTCGATTCGCGCCCGGTGCGGGCGTCCTGCCGGTGCGACAGGAGGATGATCCGCGCCATGCTGGGGAGCCTTCACCGGGAGGATCTGCGGGAAATGATCGACGAGGACGGCGGAGCGGAAATAACCTGCACCTTCTGTATGAAAAAGTACCACTTCGATAAGAACGAGCTCACTCGCATACTGGAGAAAAAGGGCTCTCACCCTTCAGCGGACGAACCCAAGCCGGATGTTCACTGA
- a CDS encoding radical SAM protein produces the protein MGKHQITIPVFIPHLGCPHRCIFCDQWSTTPAEAEAGADIVDDTVLRYLPHVRKTVKRIELAFFGGSFTGIKKEIQESFLRRARHHLETGAIHGIRLSTRPDYISNESLALLEKYGVTTVEIGVQSLDDKVLSAASRGHSADDVFAAVECIKRNGFDFVIQLMAGLPGETRESALRTARSAAQAGPSAVRIYPAVVLKGTFLERLWASGEYSPLSMEDAVDLCKDLHRIFMDHDIPIIRTGLHPLGPGQSKNIVAGPYHPSFGFLVKSRVRRDLMAELISRYLVANTVPPHGRIHLVLPDKNTEEFVGSARDNINYLQKRFNLAGIRYSAGPVSDVQIIDERPGSERPRGGINGITL, from the coding sequence ATGGGCAAGCACCAGATAACAATACCCGTATTCATCCCCCATCTCGGGTGCCCGCACCGCTGCATTTTCTGCGACCAGTGGAGCACGACCCCTGCCGAAGCCGAAGCCGGAGCGGATATCGTCGACGATACGGTCCTGCGATACCTGCCCCATGTACGGAAGACGGTGAAGCGGATCGAGCTTGCCTTCTTCGGCGGCAGCTTCACCGGGATAAAGAAGGAGATACAGGAATCCTTTCTCCGCCGGGCACGCCATCACCTGGAAACGGGCGCAATCCACGGAATTCGCCTGTCAACGCGGCCCGATTATATCTCCAACGAATCGCTGGCCCTTCTTGAAAAGTACGGCGTGACGACCGTCGAGATAGGCGTCCAATCCCTTGACGACAAGGTGCTGTCGGCGGCGAGCCGGGGACACAGCGCCGATGACGTCTTTGCCGCGGTGGAATGCATTAAACGTAACGGCTTCGACTTCGTAATCCAGCTCATGGCGGGGCTGCCGGGAGAAACAAGGGAATCCGCCCTGCGAACCGCCCGCAGCGCCGCGCAGGCGGGCCCCTCGGCGGTCAGGATATATCCCGCCGTCGTCCTTAAAGGAACATTTCTCGAGCGTCTCTGGGCCTCGGGTGAATACAGCCCACTGTCGATGGAGGATGCCGTGGACCTTTGCAAGGACCTTCACCGGATTTTCATGGATCATGACATTCCGATCATCCGCACAGGCCTCCATCCCCTGGGACCGGGGCAGTCGAAAAACATTGTCGCCGGCCCCTATCATCCCTCCTTCGGTTTTCTTGTCAAATCCCGCGTCAGGAGGGACCTCATGGCCGAGCTGATCAGCCGTTATCTCGTGGCAAATACCGTCCCTCCCCACGGGCGCATTCACTTGGTCCTCCCGGATAAAAACACGGAGGAATTCGTCGGCAGCGCCAGGGACAATATCAATTATTTACAGAAGCGTTTCAACCTTGCGGGGATCCGCTATTCCGCGGGTCCAGTATCGGATGTACAGATAATCGATGAGCGCCCCGGATCAGAGCGCCCACGCGGAGGCATCAATGGTATCACATTATAA
- a CDS encoding FmdB family transcriptional regulator, whose amino-acid sequence MPTYEYECLECKNRFEVFQSMSDEPITKCEKCSGKVRKLFGTAGIIFKGSGFYVNDYKKNGEMKKRAGKGNDSSEAASCPASGTCAAGCSGGSSE is encoded by the coding sequence ATGCCGACATATGAATATGAATGCCTGGAATGCAAGAACAGATTCGAAGTATTCCAGTCTATGAGTGATGAACCTATAACGAAATGCGAAAAGTGCAGCGGTAAAGTTCGTAAGCTGTTCGGGACAGCCGGCATTATTTTTAAAGGGTCCGGGTTCTACGTCAATGATTACAAGAAGAACGGAGAAATGAAGAAACGGGCCGGGAAAGGAAACGATAGTTCGGAGGCGGCATCCTGTCCGGCCTCCGGTACCTGCGCCGCGGGTTGTTCCGGGGGATCTTCGGAATAA
- a CDS encoding protein-L-isoaspartate(D-aspartate) O-methyltransferase — MLHTLLYLTVIMLLIPAACRSKGDMPMEKLRELMVRDQIEARGVSDKRVLDAMRSVERHRFIPGHHVTSAYEDHPLPIGHGQTISQPYIVALMTELCELDGTEKVLEIGTGSGYQAAVLSLLAKQVYSIEVVAPLGQSAGRKLSELGYDNVQVRIGDGYLGWPDQAPFDVIILTASPPKIPQSLIDQLGEGGILVAPEGEYSQELVKITRQNGKVIKRTITYVRFVPMIHGQ; from the coding sequence ATGCTTCACACGTTACTTTATTTGACTGTCATTATGCTGCTAATTCCGGCCGCTTGCCGAAGCAAAGGAGACATGCCCATGGAAAAATTACGTGAGCTCATGGTACGAGACCAGATCGAGGCCCGCGGCGTCAGCGACAAGCGGGTGCTTGACGCCATGAGAAGCGTTGAGCGGCACAGGTTCATCCCCGGACACCATGTCACCAGCGCCTATGAGGACCATCCCCTTCCCATCGGGCACGGCCAGACAATTTCCCAGCCCTATATAGTCGCCCTCATGACGGAGCTGTGCGAGCTCGACGGCACGGAAAAGGTCCTTGAAATAGGAACCGGGTCAGGGTACCAGGCGGCCGTCCTCTCCCTCCTCGCGAAGCAGGTCTACAGCATTGAGGTCGTGGCTCCCCTCGGCCAGAGCGCAGGACGGAAGCTTTCGGAGCTGGGCTACGATAATGTCCAGGTCCGTATTGGCGACGGTTATCTCGGTTGGCCCGACCAGGCTCCCTTTGATGTAATAATACTCACCGCGTCGCCCCCTAAAATTCCCCAGAGCCTCATCGATCAGCTCGGCGAAGGCGGCATCCTGGTGGCGCCTGAAGGGGAATATTCGCAGGAACTGGTGAAAATAACCAGGCAGAACGGCAAGGTTATCAAGCGTACCATAACCTATGTGCGTTTTGTGCCGATGATTCACGGCCAGTGA
- a CDS encoding GerMN domain-containing protein: MAKKTVKKTTKKKTVSKSRPKKAAASPPAAAPRRAEKGKNPLYVLIIMALVTAIALMVNRYSMRDEGVKNKHKKNPVPISGESKDQKDEGETREEKKKAPEKKVKAEKTERIEKAEKAEKREGTEKKEGAEKPPAEEVKVYFVKLNEKSEKMYLAPVTRTVNGGSLLENTMKELIKGPTAAEKKKGHLTAVPSGLRVNSVKIKNRSAEIDFNGAIEQGAGGSILINRIDQIVYTATQFPNVKSVVIKINGKQRQTLGTDGLSIGGPLHRR, encoded by the coding sequence GTGGCTAAGAAAACAGTAAAAAAGACAACAAAGAAAAAGACGGTCTCCAAATCAAGGCCGAAGAAAGCCGCCGCGTCACCACCCGCCGCGGCTCCCCGCAGGGCGGAAAAAGGGAAAAATCCCCTCTATGTATTGATCATCATGGCGCTGGTGACCGCGATAGCACTCATGGTTAACCGTTATTCCATGCGCGATGAAGGCGTTAAAAACAAGCATAAGAAGAACCCGGTCCCAATCAGCGGCGAATCGAAGGATCAAAAGGACGAGGGGGAAACGCGCGAAGAAAAAAAGAAAGCCCCTGAAAAAAAGGTGAAAGCAGAGAAGACCGAGAGAATCGAGAAGGCCGAAAAAGCCGAGAAGCGCGAAGGGACGGAGAAAAAGGAGGGGGCGGAAAAGCCGCCCGCGGAAGAAGTAAAGGTGTATTTTGTAAAACTGAACGAGAAATCGGAAAAGATGTACCTTGCCCCGGTAACAAGGACCGTCAACGGGGGTTCCCTTCTTGAAAACACCATGAAGGAGCTTATCAAGGGACCCACGGCTGCTGAAAAAAAGAAGGGACATCTCACGGCGGTGCCCTCCGGCCTCAGGGTGAACAGCGTGAAGATAAAGAACCGTTCCGCCGAGATAGATTTTAACGGCGCCATCGAGCAGGGCGCCGGCGGGAGCATCCTGATCAACCGCATTGACCAGATAGTGTACACGGCAACCCAGTTCCCGAACGTGAAGAGCGTTGTCATCAAGATCAACGGAAAGCAGAGGCAAACCCTCGGGACCGACGGCCTTTCCATCGGGGGACCGTTGCACCGGAGATAG
- the cyaB gene encoding class IV adenylate cyclase, with protein MDLLEIEIKSYCDDHDAVIEKARTLGARRGKTLRERDLYLNHPGRDFRKTDEALRLRQVGDEVVLTYKGPKLGAVSKTRREEEVPVGSFEKTLDILTLLGFIPSGTVEKDREIYTLGDIEICIDRVDGLGNFVELELKGTDRERVEKELFRIAGELGLDRFERRSYLELKYLGTGA; from the coding sequence ATGGACTTGCTGGAGATAGAAATAAAGTCGTATTGTGACGACCATGACGCTGTAATCGAAAAGGCGCGGACCCTGGGCGCCAGGCGCGGGAAGACCCTCCGCGAGAGGGACCTCTACCTGAACCACCCGGGCAGGGATTTCCGGAAGACCGATGAGGCACTGCGCCTGCGGCAGGTCGGCGACGAGGTCGTGCTGACCTACAAGGGCCCCAAGCTGGGGGCCGTCTCGAAAACGCGCCGCGAGGAAGAGGTCCCGGTGGGGAGCTTCGAGAAAACCCTCGATATTCTCACGCTTCTCGGCTTCATACCGTCGGGGACTGTCGAGAAAGATCGTGAGATATATACCCTCGGCGACATCGAGATATGCATTGACAGGGTCGATGGTCTTGGTAATTTTGTGGAGCTTGAATTGAAGGGAACGGACCGGGAGCGCGTCGAGAAGGAGCTCTTCCGTATCGCAGGGGAACTGGGCCTGGACCGGTTCGAAAGAAGATCGTACCTTGAATTGAAATACCTGGGAACGGGCGCCTGA
- a CDS encoding sensor domain-containing diguanylate cyclase has protein sequence MFNRNQSKELEDARERLASLEEKNKQLRTLIEINTYIANSLEKEEVLKRILNQTKILLNCESSSILLVDRGLKLLNFAVLSRDEEGDLLKDAGLRMGEGIAGTVWQNGIPILINDAQNDPRFSDRADKLIKNTTRSIIAVPLTVNGEIIGVIEAINKIYGGFSIFDMQVLQFVSTQSAIAINNADLYNKAIRDGMTKLYIGKYFRERLQEEWNRTRRKNHNLSVAIFDIDNFKGINDTYGHQAGDRAIKEIATVLLNNCRNIDIPCRYGGEEYTVILPETGSAEAFVFADRIRSVVESLRLEYDDVTIRFTISGGIAAVPELEANDPSELIEMADLALYHSKKTGRNRVSFYDPKVVEKKGT, from the coding sequence ATGTTTAATCGCAATCAATCAAAGGAGCTTGAAGACGCACGGGAGCGGCTGGCTTCTCTTGAAGAAAAGAACAAGCAGCTGCGCACCCTTATCGAGATCAACACCTACATCGCCAACTCCCTGGAAAAGGAGGAGGTGCTGAAGCGGATATTGAACCAGACGAAGATCCTCCTCAATTGCGAATCCAGCAGCATCCTCCTCGTGGACCGGGGCCTGAAGCTGCTTAACTTTGCCGTGCTGAGCAGGGACGAGGAGGGCGACCTGTTGAAAGATGCCGGCCTTCGCATGGGCGAGGGCATCGCGGGCACGGTATGGCAGAACGGGATACCCATCCTTATAAACGACGCCCAGAACGATCCCCGGTTTTCCGACAGGGCCGACAAGTTGATCAAGAATACCACGCGGTCGATAATAGCCGTCCCCCTTACCGTCAACGGCGAGATCATCGGCGTCATCGAGGCCATTAACAAGATCTACGGCGGCTTCTCCATATTCGACATGCAGGTGCTTCAGTTCGTATCGACCCAATCCGCCATAGCCATCAACAACGCCGACCTGTACAACAAGGCGATCCGGGACGGCATGACGAAGCTCTATATCGGCAAGTATTTTCGCGAGCGTCTCCAGGAGGAATGGAACCGCACCAGGAGGAAAAACCACAACCTCTCGGTGGCCATCTTCGATATCGACAATTTCAAGGGGATCAACGATACCTACGGGCACCAGGCGGGGGACCGGGCCATCAAGGAGATTGCGACGGTGCTGCTCAATAACTGCCGAAATATCGACATCCCCTGCCGGTACGGAGGGGAGGAATACACGGTCATCCTCCCCGAGACGGGCAGCGCCGAAGCCTTCGTTTTCGCTGACCGGATACGGTCCGTCGTGGAGAGCCTGAGACTCGAATACGACGACGTGACCATACGCTTCACCATCTCCGGGGGCATCGCCGCGGTGCCCGAGCTCGAAGCCAACGACCCGAGCGAGCTTATCGAGATGGCGGATCTAGCCCTTTACCATTCCAAGAAGACGGGCAGGAACAGGGTATCATTCTATGATCCAAAGGTGGTGGAAAAGAAGGGGACCTGA